The Trichoderma breve strain T069 chromosome 2, whole genome shotgun sequence DNA segment tagcctcttttttcttttctacttATTCCctccttgcttcttccttttatTCCCGCCTGCAGCCTGTAGGGGCTCTGCACGGCTCTTTTGGTTGGGGGATCTGTTTGGggggatttttttcttttcttttttatccttttttttttctcctgcTGCAGGGAAAATTTTCCGGGCTGTTTCCTATTTTGGAGGTGCGGTTACTTTGTTAATTCAATTTCTTTTTACCCATGGTATGtactactttttttttttttctttttacccTTCCATTCTCCCCCCCCTTCTTATATGCCCTTCTGGACTATGCCCAATTGGCGTCCGCCCCCCCCTTCAATCCAATCcctctgcttttgctgcatttcccttccctttcctttttttctttcccttgcccgGATGACGTACCCCATGGGTGAAGGGCCATGATTCCCTCACCGGGAAGTTGTTTAAGCGGGCCTTGTGGCTGATTATCAAATCCGGCATGCACAGAGCATCTCTTGGGTAACCAACGGTTTCCTTTCTCTCACCCCCCCTTATAACGCACACGCTActctcctcgccatcatccggCTCAGCCCAAACGATGCCGGCCGCCGTCGATGACCCGGCCAGCCCCACAATCCATCGGGTCTCCGGCCAGCCGCCGTTTCCGGACCCGAACAACCCGATTCTGCCGCCGGACATTGTGCCTCGCCAGGTGACGCTGAGGGACCGCCAGACCGTGGCCACCATTGTGCCCTTTGCATCGCGGCATCAGATCCCCGTGTCGCTCGTCGTCTATCTATGTGCGCAGATcaacaaggagattgatggcGGCGACACGTATCCCCTGATGGACCCCTTCAGCGCCGATGGCTTCGCCGACTTCTGGTTCCAGAACTTTGGCGCCGTCATGCTGCTGGGCAACATTGAGAGCGCCGaccagctgctggacggcAAGGACTGGGCCAAGGAGTGCTTGGGCAGCTTCTACATCCGGCCCAACTACCCCGGCCGGAGCAGCCATGTGTGCAACGGGGGCTTCCTCGTCACCGACGCGTCTCGAAACCGTGGTGCCGGCCGCCTGATGGGCGAGGCATATATTGACTGGGCGCCGCGGCTGGGCTACACGTACAGCGTCTTCAACCTCGTCTATGAGACCAACGTGGCGTCGTGCAAGATCTGGGATGCGCTGGGCTTCAAGCGCATTGGCCGCGTCAAGGGCTGCGGCAACCTCAAGAGCTATCCTGACCGCttcatcgacgccatcatctaCGGCCGGGACCTTGCACCTGGCGAGACCGAGGAGCTGGTGAGCGAGGAGCGATTCGACAAGATCAAGTACTACCTCAAGTACGGCAAGTATCCCAACGGCGCCGACCGCGCGGAGAAGAGTCGCCTGCGTAGCGCCGCCACGCATTACAAGCTGCTCGACGGGGACAAGCTCAtgctcaaggacaaggaggtCATCTCGGACCCGGCGCGGCAGTATGAGATTGCCCGCAACGTGCACGTCATGCACCACGGCGGAATCAACAAGACGACGGCCACCATTGCCGAAAAGTACCACTGGAGCCGCATCAAGGAGACGGTCAGCGATGTCATCCGCGCCTGTGCCGAGTGCAAGGAGCTGGGCAAGACGCCGAACCCGGGCggcaccaagaagacggtCGCGTCCACCACGTCCGCTTCTGCTCCGGTGGCCGCCGTCACGACGCCCGCGCCGACGCCGATCCTGCCGAGCAACGGACCGC contains these protein-coding regions:
- a CDS encoding his(2)-Cys(2) zinc finger domain-containing protein, with amino-acid sequence MPAAVDDPASPTIHRVSGQPPFPDPNNPILPPDIVPRQVTLRDRQTVATIVPFASRHQIPVSLVVYLCAQINKEIDGGDTYPLMDPFSADGFADFWFQNFGAVMLLGNIESADQLLDGKDWAKECLGSFYIRPNYPGRSSHVCNGGFLVTDASRNRGAGRLMGEAYIDWAPRLGYTYSVFNLVYETNVASCKIWDALGFKRIGRVKGCGNLKSYPDRFIDAIIYGRDLAPGETEELVSEERFDKIKYYLKYGKYPNGADRAEKSRLRSAATHYKLLDGDKLMLKDKEVISDPARQYEIARNVHVMHHGGINKTTATIAEKYHWSRIKETVSDVIRACAECKELGKTPNPGGTKKTVASTTSASAPVAAVTTPAPTPILPSNGPPRNHSIPSNIATTGRILALQSHDTMLSLSPSTSPSPSAYANPSDISVIPPSQTFQPAQALHHHQQQQHQQHHHHGLPPDAHHHHHLQALHHHQVAHQQPSLHHPHHQTHHHHNPMLQDQPNQHEPHVYQPIDPQIINHHHHHPQPHHDMGFEHYHPHADFQALLSATEDVPTQPDDTVPPSVDTDLEMLIEHDAVDDDVDDVGPNDHTNHVMDDDVMVDGLTGGPQVMRRIGHRDGRGIYDVGFGGPSG